TGACCATAATCATAGATTCTTCTATATTGTTCATTGAATGACCCCTCAATATTATCTTTTGCCATGGCTCTTGCCCTAAAAGCCATATTTCTAGAGATTCCTACATTTCATTTCCTACTTACTTTGTCCCTAATGTCCATGACCTTCATATTAGGGTTCTCTCTGACAGATTTTTTGCATCCTTTGACTCAACCACTTAGAAGTCATCAACTTCACATTGAAATATGTACTACAGTTATGATCGTCAATCACTTTTCTTAGTTGCCATGACTTCACACCAGACCTATAGGCACAATAAGCATACCATTTGCATTTCCCCTTGCtccccaaacattttacaaCAACCCTCTTCTTGTCATTcttcatgaatttcaaatttctacCATTACTCAGTGCATAAGTCCTAATGGCCTCTATGAATTCCTTTTTCTCAGTGAAATAGGTTCCTACTTCCCATTTATAATCCGTCAAACTTTTAGGCATGCTAAATGTGGGAAACAAAGTTCTACGAATGGAATCATCATCCTCGTCACTATCTGGACCACTATCCAACTCATCTGACACCCACTCAATGTCAGACAAGCCACGAACATCATGCACGAATTCATTATCAGTTGTCCTTGAAGACTCACCTACTAAACTGAAAGGTTGTTCTTCCCTCACATTTCCTTTCGAAGTACAAATGTCACACTCAATGGTGACATCAACTAGACTTTCTTCACTCACAGACTCATCTACATGATCATCCTCATTCTCATCCTTTTCTACATCTTCTAGCTCAAAATCATTGACATCATGTATCTCAACCTCCTCTACATCATGTACTTCACCATTCTCAACATGTTCAATGTGTTTAGCAACTTTACTCTCACCCTGCTCCATTTTTGTTCCAAAGTCAGCCTCACCTTCAACCTCACCCTAACAGTGACCCTCCTCCATTTCTGTTCCAACTTCAGCCTCACCTTCAACCTGACCCTCATCCTCACCGTGAACCTCACCCTCAGCCTCACCCTCCACTTTTCTTGCAACATCACCTTCATCATTAACATCATCATCAACCCAATCAATCATTTCTATTATCTGTGGTTCCATGGTATTATGAACCACGTTCAAatgaacttcatcatttaacctTGTAATATTCAGCATATGCATAGCACCCTTATCATCAGTCAACAATTTTAACCTATCTGACACCACTGACTGACCTCCTAAACTGTACCGAAGTTCTTTTATGTCTATATAACCTAAGTCTTTCACTGAAGCTAATATTCCAAAATAGCACCACAGGTCTGGATCACAAGACCATTTTGCTATCTCgccatcaaattttaaatttccattGTCATCACTAACAAAATGCCCACAATGATGGACCACAACTTTAATAAGTTCAGCCATGCAATATTATGTTTGAAGCACAAGCTTTTAAGACCTGTACAttggagggggggggggggggggggggggggaataTTATGATTTCACTCTTTACTAACTAAGCAAACAATTAGACATCAAAGGAACAAGGGAACAAACTAACATCCCCACTAAAGAAACACTTAGATAGAAAAGGTGACCACTACTTCTAAACAATTGATAAATGCAATTTTGGGACCACAACACTGTACACATTTCAACATACAGTAACATACCAAAATCGAGACCCATCCCAGAATAACAATACCAAACCAATTATAACCTAAACGCTAAAAGATAGCAAAATCGGGACCACAATGCAACACATTCGGGACCACAACAACGCATAACCATAGCAAAATAACTACATATTCGTAAAGGCGAAACGATACGAAACTAACATTAACTGGCCTCCACTTTCAATTCGGTTCGTCCACCACCACGTGATTCTCTTCGTCTTTGCAAATTCTCCCGAGCCCTAATTCTCACACTCACTCACCACATCAAAATCCCTAACATGAAATCCCTAATTCCCTTTTACGTTTTTctgtttcaattaaaaaaaacccAATAAAAATCACTAATTCCCTCATTTCCTGCCACGTATAtacgtttttttaaaaaactaatatccacgtatttaaatcattataaCTAAGCTCATTTTCTGTGCACCACGTAATCACAGGCAAACGACGTTACTAATAAATTAATGGAGAGAacttaattgactcattttaacaagtttatgaacacgattgagaccgaaaaaaaatgATGACTCACTTGAAATTGTCGTACAAATacacaaatacgaggaccaaaaGAGGgtttaaatctaaattaaattatcaatttatgaatgatttgaaacttaattaaacccctccctctctctcctctctctttATATATACTTTGTTCGATAGATGCAATTTTCATATTCCCCAAACGTAGTGATAAGAAGAGGAAGTCGACCCATTGAATCTTTGGAAAGTAGTAGTAACCCTTTCAACATTTAAGGGGCTGGATTTAGTGCCCAAACAAATTAAACAATGTCTCGTAATTACGCACTCTTCAACTTCACGCATTTACTTCTTGCTCCAATGCCCATTCTTCTCACACAACGCACTTAAGCACTCTGTTGCAGAGAGGGAAAGGAAccaacaaacaaacaacaatgcCTCCAAAAGTCGAGGATTTCTTGTCTGTGGCAAAACAAGCGGAGCAACTTCGAAAGGACGGCAACAATTACTTCAAGAAACAGCGTTTTGGAGCTGCCATTGATGCTTACACTgaggtcttttttttttttcagggcTTTTGGTTGGTGCATGTTGTCATGTTTGTAGCTTTTGCTGTTTTTCTTGCTTATTGATTTATCTCTTTTCTCGTTCGACTTCAAGGCGATTGCACTGTGCCCCGATGTTCCGGTGTATTGGACCAACCGTGCTCTCTGTCATCTCAAGCGCAGGTTTTGAATTTGGAACCCTACCATGTTTTGTTTTccctcttcattttttttattattattgtcgaAAAATGCCCCGCTTAAACAAAACATAGTGTCGAAATTTCAGTTTATAGATGaaaaaagtaaactttataGCATTTCGTTACATTATTCTAAAATGGCATTAGTAGCACTAGAGGTCGAATTTGAAAAATAGTACATAAGTGGTACTAACATTCACCTCATAATCTGTTTTTTTATGTGATAAAGTTAAACCCagatcctttttttttaattattattgatttgttGTTTTTCCAGAGTGATTGTTTGTTCGACTGAATTCTTGAATTATTTCATTGGAACTCTTCTCGAGTTGGTCTCTACTACAAAGAGCAAAAGAAGTGAAACTAGTTTGTATATTTAAGGGTTGAATTTTGATGTGGTAACTAAATTGAGAGTGGGTTCATTTATAGGAAgtataatatttgtttactttactttattttgttagggattttttttttgtttgttttcttgagagTATCATGTTTAATTTTGGTGATTGCAGTAATTGGACCAGAGTAGAGGAAGACTCTCGTGAAGCTATCAAGCTTGACAGCAATTTGGTTAAGGTATTTGTCATCTACttgttattttcatgttatTGATGGAACACGTAAGATGCATTGGGTTGAAGATCTCACATTAGAAATGAACAAATCATAACATACAAAGGATGCAAAACTCATCTTACAACCTAGTTTTGTAGTATTGCATTAGATTTCATCACTATCTAATTTGGTATCAGGACTTATCTTGACAAGATTTATTAGGTTTTTTATATCATAGTTGTTGCATTGCATTACACCTTATGTATATCTTATTATTGTTTTCGATAATATACTGTTACATAATTAACTGCTGCTTATATTTCTTTTGCTAATTCAGGCCCACTATTTGTTAGGTCTTGCATTGGTAGAGAGACAAGAGTTTGCTAGAGGAATCTTAGAATTGAAGAAGGTTGTATTCATTCTCCGTTGATGCCACTTGTTTCCTATATTCTTAAGGAATTTTTACATGCTTTAAgatatataactattatttttgcATATAGCTGGGAGGGAAAGCAGGGCAAGGcaaatattctatttttaaatttaaatagttatataatGCTTATAAAGATGAACATGAAATTAACATAGTAAACTTAtgctattattttattctttttatatgattttaaaaatatcaaattagagAATATTCATCAGgaatgaaaaatttatgttgGTAGCTTCTTTTCATTTTGACGTTAGTTCTATTTAGATGCAACTTTAATATTCGAAGTGAAAAGAAGCcacaaacattattttttccATAACATGGATTTTTCCCTCTTTTTATGCACGACTAGTTTCTCATTGGTTATGGTCATTAACAGGCTTTGGATCTTGATAGAGGTTCCCATCCTAAGGGCCAAATGGTAGAGGAAATATGGCAAGAGCTTGCAAAAGCAAAATACCTAGAGTGGGAACATTCATATGTTAAGCGATCATGGGAACTACAGAGCTTGAAGTATGTTAATTTTCTAGTGATTATTGGACCTACATAACTATGACTCATTCCTTAATACTTGTTTTTCTATGTACTGTAACTTATTTGTTGGTTAGAGAATGATAATTTATCATGTTGAGCTATTGTCATAAATGTTGTTTATCTCAGAGAAGCTTGTGAGGATGCTCTAAAGGAAAAACATTTTCTCGAAGTCCCCCACACGGAAGGATCTGTAGAAGATGATACTACCCATTTAGAACAGTTAGAGGCTTTAGGAAGAGTGTTTGATAAAGTTGCAGAACAAGACATGCCTACTGAGGTACACACAACTCAACTCTgatcttttgttttatcttcttTGTAACTTAATAGGTCCTTTTCAAATGTCTATATGATTTATCCTGGGAATACATTTGTCAATTATTTTAGGTGCCAGATTATCTGTGCTGTAGAATCTCACTTGATATTTTCTGTGATCCTGTGATTACCCCAAGTGGACTTACATACGAGAAGACAGTGATTATTGACCATCTTGAGAAGGTAAATTGATTTGTATGTGAGATCCTTGAGactaaattttttgttattcatGGTATTAAATCCTCTTAATTTGTCTAAAATTAGGTGGGTAAGTTTGATCCAGTGACTCGAGAACCTCTTGATCCATCACAGCTAATACCAAACCTAGCAATAAAGCAAGCAGTTGAGGCATTCTTGGATAAACATGGGTGGGCATACAAAGATATATTAACCAAAAGCTTTTAATAGTTTGTTTTGGGTTTGTTGTTCTTCTCCTTCACTTCTTTATATAGAATAGTAGCCAATGTAAGTGGGTCTTTATCTCCTGTGGGACACTAATGCTATCTTTGGATGTTGATAAAGAAATTGCGTTGGTGGAAATTGAGTATAATGAAAAGAGTTATGGTAGAAAGTGTATGTGTTTGGACGAGttgaaagcaaagaaaaatgagtctattttttattaatagtttttaattttattcattatttttattaatatgtgTAGAAATAATACTttacatgtttatatttttaatagcaTGAGATGTGCAAAGGAAATAATGTAGATTACATGTATTTGTAAAAGTTAAACAAGTTTAATTGTATGAGATGTCACTTGTTACTAGATCTTAGATATGATTGATAAAActtttttggttttaatttttttttaatatttttatctttagacAATATGTGAATGTATTATTTCTATCATCTTTGTACAATTTATGTGAATTTTGTGAGGTCTCGAAAATTTAAACCACTGCCATCTGTCAAATCACGTAATTATTACTCTCAAATTCTGTccagaaattttattaagaaacgaACCCACACCTCTCGTTCTTGATGCCATTTAATGCACCTTCGTCACACGTGcagtgccattaaaacgcactcacactcatTCTGCATGCAactgccaagtgtcactttggaacgttcgaaaacgttagtggaatccaagtggcaccaggcgaatggacgttcgtcctacgtgGGAAGAGAAATTACTTTTCTGGAAAACCCTCTCCCATTTCTCTGcatgcatcatcttcttccctGAACTTTTGCTCCCAacttctctgccttctctctagaacctccatcttctctctaccataacttaccttcttcttctccgacccaatttcagaaaccgtagaagcAATCCAGACGCCgtaagctttccatcaaaccgaacaaGTTCCAGTTTTGAATTCTGGTACGTTCGTCCCTTAGCTGTTCATTATTAGGGTTCATGCAAAAACCAAATATGGTTACATGCATTCTCTGTCTctgaatcaaattttgatttttgggtttgattttAGTTCCAAGAGTTGAGTAGTCTGAGGATAGAAGTGATAGTTGGGCGAACACGGATTTTcacgttaggacgttcgttcactactgatccaggtaagggaagctttagtaatttaattgatactgTATAATGTGTGTGAAAGCATGAAGTGTACTGGATGTATGAAATGCATGATGTTTAACTGTAATTGAATGAACCCTGTTGTACTGGTTGTGTATGAGTGATAttgtatgaactgtatgttgAGACTGAAacgtatgaattggaaaatggatgatttctgtaagttatgtatgataatatgaattctgtaatgtatgagatttatggtggggataaattataagatatgaatcgtatgaaaaatgtgaagttattgtagatgaaaaatctggaaaatataatagtccttactttgataatgcacgctcgtcatcgaacggtcttctaccgttcggctattcctgaaaatgatttagaataagagttctttcatttggaaaggattcggcttaagaacgagcgtcctcttgtgaAAGTctaggtttgagcgttcggctcatcCTAGTGGTGTCCAacgattttaaataattgaactcAGATttgtaacgctcggtcttatatcgagcgttcgttctaattagtgttcggtcatctactgagcgttcgtccaaataggcTCTCGGTCTTgtatcgagcgttcgtcctgagtggcgctcggtctcagaccgaacgctcgtcttttCCGTAAATTGCAACGCGCgataatagcgttcgtcctgaatttaaatagcgttcgtcctgaatggAAATAGCGTTCGCCCATAAAGTTAATTAGCGCTCGTTCAAACAGTAAATTTATATCCgctaccgcgttcggtcattgactggcgggtagtaccttttataaattcgtatccgtttttaatatctaaaagtcTTATGATGTCTTTATTCAATTAGATTTAATCTAATGTCCTTGAAATTTAAGTTATTCTAAGTATCAGTTGAATCGTTCTAGAATCAGTCATTTAACTGATGCAAGTGGTCATGACGTCCGTCATTGGAAGGACGTTCGTTTTCTTTCTGTCAGAAACGAGTGTCTCTCTCTGTACCAcattaacgttcgtcctcattatgaagggggctgaacgttcgtctttttatgaaagtggaactaagaatgaaaatgtgatttaaaGGGAATTATAAAAGGTGCGAATCATGTATGAGATGAAACTGTGATTTTGGAATtttaacgagcgttccaaggaggaacatCTCTCTGATTTGAATGTGATGAGTtgtatagtatgaccatggAAAAATTGCTGatggttgttcatcctgatattccgtgagtgctcgtcctcaagtagaggggagtaggtcatgtgtgggaatggcaggaggtcctagtcctattgagtactttggactgatagggctaacctcgggtggcagctgatgagtgtttccagttaccacaccacccgagtgcaagaacgcctgtagttacatggattcatacagtccggacggtcggtcttatgagagtttggatgatttatttta
This sequence is a window from Vigna angularis cultivar LongXiaoDou No.4 chromosome 2, ASM1680809v1, whole genome shotgun sequence. Protein-coding genes within it:
- the LOC108328537 gene encoding E3 ubiquitin-protein ligase CHIP, producing MPPKVEDFLSVAKQAEQLRKDGNNYFKKQRFGAAIDAYTEAIALCPDVPVYWTNRALCHLKRSNWTRVEEDSREAIKLDSNLVKAHYLLGLALVERQEFARGILELKKALDLDRGSHPKGQMVEEIWQELAKAKYLEWEHSYVKRSWELQSLKEACEDALKEKHFLEVPHTEGSVEDDTTHLEQLEALGRVFDKVAEQDMPTEVPDYLCCRISLDIFCDPVITPSGLTYEKTVIIDHLEKVGKFDPVTREPLDPSQLIPNLAIKQAVEAFLDKHGWAYKDILTKSF